The window NNNNNNNNNNNNNNNNNNNNNNNNNNNNNNNNNNNNNNNNNNNNNNNNNNNNNNNNNNNNNNNNNNNNNNNNNNNNNNNNNNNNNNNNNNNNNNNNNNNNNNNNNNNNNNNNNNNNNNNNNNNNNNNNNNNNNNNNNNNNNNNNNNNNNNNNNNNNNNNNNNNNNNNNNNNNNNNNNNNNNNNNNNNNNNNNNNNNNNNNNNNNNNNNNNNNNNNNNNNNNNNNNNNNNNNNNNNNNNNNNNNNNNNNNNNNNNNNNNNNNNNNNNNNNNNNNNNNNNNNNNNNNNNNNNNNNNNNNNNNNNNNNNNNNNNNNNNNNNNNNNNNNNNNNNNNNNNNNNNNNNNNNNNNNNNNNNNNNNNNNNNNNNNNNNNNNNNNNNNNNNNNNNNNNNNNNNNNNNNNNNNNNNNNNNNNNNNNNNNNNNNNNNNNNNNNNNNNNNNNNNNNNNNNNNNNNNNNNNNNNNNNNNNNNNNNNNNNNNNNNNNNNNNNNNNNNNNNNNNNNNNNNNNNNNNNNNNNNNNNNNNNNNNNNNNNNNNNNNNNNNNNNNNNNNNNNNNNNNNNNNNNNNNNNNNNNNNNNNNNNNNNNNNNNNNNNNNNNNNNNNNNNNNNNNNNNNNNNNNNNNNNNNNNNNNNNNNNNNNNNNNNNNNNNNNNNNNNNNNNNNNNNNNNNNNNNNNNNNNNNNNNNNNNNNNNNNNNNNNNNNNNNNNNNNNNNNNNNNNNNNNNNNNNNNNNNNNNNNNNNNNNNNNNNNNNNNNNNNNNNNNNNNNNNNNNNNNNNNNNNNNNNNNNNNNNNNNNNNNNNNNNNNNNNNNNNNNNNNNNNNNNNNNNNNNNNNNNNNNNNNNNNNNNNNNNNNNNNNNNNNNNNNNNNNNNNNNNNNNNNNNNNNNNNNNNNNNNNNNNNNNNNNNNNNNNNNNNNNNNNNNNNNNNNNNNNNNNNNNNNNNNNNNNNNNNNNNNNNNNNNNNNNNNNNNNNNNNNNNNNNNNNNNNNNNNNNNNNNNNNNNNNNNNNNNNNNNNNNNNNNNNNNNNNNNNNNNNNNNNNNNNNNNNNNNNNNNNNNNNNNNNNNNNNNNNNNNNNNNNNNNNNNNNNNNNNNNNNNNNNNNNNNNNNNNNNNNNNNNNNNNNNNNNNNNNNNNNNNNNNNNNNNNNNNNNNNNNNNNNNNNNNNNNNNNNNNNNNNNNNNNNNNNNNNNNNNNNNNNNNNNNNNNNNNNNNNNNNNNNNNNNNNNNNNNNNNNNNNNNNNNNNNNNNNNNNNNNNNNNNNNNNNNNNNNNNNNNNNNNNNNNNNNNNNNNNNNNNNNNNNNNNNNNNNNNNNNNNNNNNNNNNNNNNNNNNNNNNNNNNNNNNNNNNNNNNNNNNNNNNNNNNNNNNNNNNNNNNNNNNNNNNNNNNNNNNNNNNNNNNNNNNNNNNNNNNNNNNNNNNNNNNNNNNNNNNNNNNNNNNNNNNNNNNNNNNNNNNNNNNNNNNNNNNNNNNNNNNNNNNNNNNNNNNNNNNNNNNNNNNNNNNNNNNNNNNNNNNNNNNNNNNNNNNNNNNNNNNNNNNNNNNNNNNNNNNNNNNNNNNNNNNNNNNNNNNNNNNNNNNNNNNNNNNNNNNNNNNNNNNNNNNNNNNNNNNNNNNNNNNNNNNNNNNNNNNNNNNNNNNNNNNNNNNNNNNNNNNNNNNNNNNNNNNNNNNNNNNNNNNNNNNNNNNNNNNNNNNNNNNNNNNNNNNNNNNNNNNNNNNNNNNNNNNNNNNNNNNNNNNNNNNNNNNNNNNNNNNNNNNNNNNNNNNNNNNNNNNNNNNNNNNNNNNNNNNNNNNNNNNNNNNNNNNNNNNNNNNNNNNNNNNNNNNNNNNNNNNNNNNNNNNNNNNNNNNNNNNNNNNNNNNNNNNNNNNNNNNNNNNNNNNNNNNNNNNNNNNNNNNNNNNNNNNNNNNNNNNNNNNNNNNNNNNNNNNNNNNNNNNNNNNNNNNNNNNNNNNNNNNNNNNNNNNNNNNNNNNNNNNNNNNNNNNNNNNNNNNNNNNNNNNNNNNNNNNNNNNNNNNNNNNNNNNNNNNNNNNNNNNNNNNNNNNNNNNNNNNNNNNNNNNNNNNNNNNNNNNNNNNNNNNNNNNNNNNNNNNNNNNNNNNNNNNNNNNNNNNNNNNNNNNNNNNNNNNNNNNNNNNNNNNNNNNNNNNNNNNNNNNNNNNNNNNNNNNNNNNNNNNNNNNNNNNNNNNNNNNNNNNNNNNNNNNNNNNNNNNNNNNNNNNNNNNNNNNNNNNNNNNNNNNNNNNNNNNNNNNNNNNNNNNNNNNNNNNNNNNNNNNNNNNNNNNNNNNNNNNNNNNNNNNNNNNNNNNNNNNNNNNNNNNNNNNNNNNNNNNNNNNNNNNNNNNNNNNNNNNNNNNNNNNNNNNNNNNNNNNNNNNNNNNNNNNNNNNNNNNNNNNNNNNNNNNNNNNNNNNNNNNNNNNNNNNNNNNNNNNNNNNNNNNNNNNNNNNNNNNNNNNNNNNNNNNNNNNNNNNNNNNNNNNNNNNNNNNNNNNNNNNNNNNNNNNNNNNNNNNNNNNNNNNNNNNNNNNNNNNNNNNNNNNNNNNNNNNNNNNNNNNNNNNNNNNNNNNNNNNNNNNNNNNNNNNNNNNNNNNNNNNNNNNNNNNNNNNNNNNNNNNNNNNNNNNNNNNNNNNNNNNNNNNNNNNNNNNNNNNNNNNNNNNNNNNNNNNNNNNNNNNNNNNNNNNNNNNNNNNNNNNNNNNNNNNNNNNNNNNNNNNNNNNNNNNNNNNNNNNNNNNNNNNNNNNNNNNNNNNNNNNNNNNNNNNNNNNNtctctctctctctctctctctctctctcctctcttaaAGCTCATGTTAATCATTTGATGTCTTTCTTatgttttttacatttttggtTGACAGATCAATCCATCTTTTGGCGTTTTGGGTTCTGTTTGAGAACGCAATGTCACTGGTTAGAACAAAGGCTCTTGTCATGGGGTTGTTTGAAACAGGGAGAGTACAAGAATGGGTTGTGACAGAGAAGTTAGGTGACGGTCTCAAGACGAAGCTGATTGCACAAGCACCTGAAGAACATCACGTCAGATTCAGAGATAGGTAAACTATAAACGTTTCACACTGGGCCTTAACCGAAGTTTGCGATTAGTAAAGGGATTGTTATCATTGGTTGCAGGGTGCATTTGATGGAGCTATTGGTTGGAGTGTACCTGTTATTCTGCGGATGCTACGACATCATCTACGGGAAGAGGACACTGTTTCTGTACCTTCTGTTCCAGTCAATGGGTTTCTTCGTTGTTGGTTTTGGGTATGTGGGCAAATATGTTGCTGCTTCATCATCCTAACATTAGATTTCTAGATCGAAAAGAGTCTCAATATGTCTCAAAAGGTTTTTTAGTTGTTGATACCATATTGAGattacccttttttttttgtttgggagGTCTGAGAGTAATAATGAtatataaactttgtattactacCACTTGAGTGTTTGTTACACAACGAATATATCTCAAATGTGACCGATACAGTCTCTAGTACGGGCCTATGGTTAAGTCTTTATACTAAATACATGGAATGCTTTTAAAAAGAACTGAGTTTCTTAGGCATTTAAATTTCTGTATAGTGAGATTATGTAAAAGTAGAACAATAAAAATGTAACTTCAAAAGAAAGACACTAACAAAAAGCATACGTCAGAG of the Brassica rapa cultivar Chiifu-401-42 chromosome A03, CAAS_Brap_v3.01, whole genome shotgun sequence genome contains:
- the LOC103857575 gene encoding glucomannan 4-beta-mannosyltransferase 7, giving the protein MFFTFLVDRSIHLLAFWVLFENAMSLVRTKALVMGLFETGRVQEWVVTEKLGDGLKTKLIAQAPEEHHVRFRDRVHLMELLVGVYLLFCGCYDIIYGKRTLFLYLLFQSMGFFVVGFGYVGKYVAASSS